A single genomic interval of Cellulosilyticum sp. I15G10I2 harbors:
- a CDS encoding LCP family protein — translation MKANTKRLKKSQKKKLGTMFFKVAAITFSVCLITLGAVAVTYKYFIYQDDEKGGLLKLKPTPKEKDINQTLAVFGVDKDGYRTDVIFVVNYNSQTNKVKVVSVPRDTKVTWTEDQQQKLKEHKGSSISVSKLNEMTSYGGIENIKDFTIDAIENILGITIDNYVVVTIDAFTQIVDAINGVEVDVPTLDGNGLHYDDYAQNLHIHLNPGVQILDGKQAEGLVRYRKGYAEGDVGRIKTQQIFLKAFAKKILNPSILTKLPQIVPVIFTSVKTDMALTEIPQYYTHLKKFDLEYLSFNIIPGEAAHQGSKWYFIPNMDEMKPFTEEIFFDQTIAGAPNETVIEDKTVSIEVLNATSINGAAGKTKDALEKLGYSVARIDNHDTKDNVTTIIYAKDVSLAKQFQSYFTKAVIKLNSDMAYDIQIILGEDIQEGGMTT, via the coding sequence ATGAAAGCAAACACAAAGAGACTTAAAAAATCTCAAAAGAAAAAACTTGGTACTATGTTTTTTAAAGTAGCAGCCATTACCTTTTCAGTATGTTTAATAACATTAGGCGCAGTTGCAGTTACATACAAATATTTTATATATCAAGATGATGAAAAAGGAGGATTACTTAAATTAAAACCAACGCCTAAAGAAAAAGATATTAATCAAACGCTGGCTGTATTCGGTGTAGACAAAGACGGCTATAGGACAGATGTGATATTTGTTGTGAATTATAATAGCCAGACCAATAAAGTGAAAGTTGTTTCAGTACCTAGAGATACTAAGGTAACATGGACTGAAGACCAGCAACAAAAGCTAAAAGAACATAAAGGATCTTCCATATCTGTTTCAAAGCTTAATGAAATGACGAGCTATGGCGGCATAGAAAATATTAAGGATTTTACAATTGATGCAATAGAAAATATATTAGGTATAACAATTGATAATTATGTTGTGGTAACAATTGATGCATTTACACAAATAGTAGATGCCATTAACGGGGTAGAAGTAGATGTTCCGACACTTGATGGAAATGGTTTGCACTATGATGATTATGCACAAAACTTACATATTCATTTAAATCCAGGGGTTCAAATATTAGATGGTAAGCAAGCGGAAGGGCTCGTAAGATATCGTAAAGGCTATGCAGAAGGAGATGTTGGTCGTATTAAAACACAACAAATTTTCCTTAAAGCTTTTGCCAAAAAGATTTTAAATCCAAGTATTTTGACAAAACTGCCTCAGATTGTTCCTGTTATTTTTACTTCGGTAAAAACAGATATGGCACTTACGGAAATCCCACAGTACTATACGCACTTAAAAAAGTTTGACCTTGAGTACTTATCATTTAATATTATCCCAGGAGAAGCAGCGCATCAAGGGTCAAAATGGTATTTTATACCGAATATGGATGAGATGAAGCCATTTACAGAGGAAATATTTTTTGACCAGACAATCGCAGGTGCTCCGAATGAGACTGTTATAGAGGATAAGACAGTCTCAATAGAAGTTTTAAATGCAACTTCAATAAATGGTGCAGCTGGAAAAACTAAGGATGCCCTTGAAAAGTTAGGATACAGTGTAGCCCGTATTGATAATCATGATACAAAAGATAATGTGACAACTATAATTTATGCAAAAGACGTGTCTCTTGCAAAACAATTCCAGAGTTATTTCACAAAAGCTGTTATTAAGCTAAACAGTGATATGGCATATGATATTCAAATAATATTAGGTGAAGATATACAAGAAGGAGGCATGACAACATGA
- a CDS encoding deoxyribonuclease IV, giving the protein MLKIGSHVSISGGLLGAAKEAHSYGANTFMVYTGAPQNTRRKPIENLKIEEGHAFMSDHGLSDIVVHAPYIINLASSKKGIYQLAKEFLALELERTAQIGANYLVLHPGSFTDKTYEYGIERISSALNDVLREDIVPVVCLETMAGKGTEIGRSFKELKDILDRVELKSKIGICFDTCHTHDSGYDIIHHFDEVLEEFDSLLGLDKLKVFHINGSLNTRGAKKDRHANLGASIDNPRGQDFIGKEALYQIVHHPVTDNKPVILETPWLDAKTNLYKEEIAFLRG; this is encoded by the coding sequence ATGCTTAAAATTGGTTCCCATGTATCTATTAGCGGCGGCCTTTTAGGGGCCGCCAAAGAAGCCCATTCTTATGGTGCAAATACATTTATGGTTTATACAGGTGCACCGCAAAATACTAGACGCAAGCCTATAGAAAATCTTAAAATCGAAGAAGGCCATGCGTTTATGAGCGATCATGGGCTGTCTGATATTGTTGTCCATGCACCGTATATTATAAATCTAGCTTCCTCTAAAAAAGGTATTTATCAGCTTGCCAAAGAATTTTTAGCCCTTGAGCTTGAACGGACTGCCCAGATTGGTGCAAATTATCTGGTTCTTCATCCAGGCTCTTTTACAGATAAGACTTATGAATATGGTATCGAACGCATCTCTTCTGCACTTAATGACGTATTAAGGGAAGATATTGTTCCCGTTGTTTGTCTTGAAACTATGGCTGGCAAAGGCACTGAGATCGGTCGAAGCTTTAAAGAACTTAAAGATATTTTAGACCGTGTAGAACTTAAATCTAAAATTGGCATCTGCTTTGACACCTGCCACACTCATGACAGCGGTTATGACATTATCCATCATTTTGATGAGGTTCTTGAAGAATTTGATAGTCTGTTAGGGCTCGATAAACTCAAAGTATTTCATATTAATGGCTCCCTTAATACAAGAGGCGCAAAAAAAGATAGGCATGCAAATCTTGGTGCCAGTATTGATAATCCTCGTGGACAAGATTTTATTGGTAAGGAAGCTCTGTACCAAATAGTCCATCATCCAGTTACAGATAATAAGCCAGTAATTTTAGAAACACCATGGTTAGATGCTAAAACTAACCTTTATAAAGAAGAAATTGCATTTTTGAGGGGGTAG
- a CDS encoding SDR family oxidoreductase has protein sequence MDFSKHIVIVTGSSRGIGKSIAYEFARCGAYVVLNGASDQNLLKRTYQEFITAGFCATFYFGDISDYCCAKEMFIHTYNTFGDYPSIVINNAGISYVGLFTDTSPEVWHKIITTNLNSAYNCAYLAAPHMISRQAGIIINISSIWGKSGASCEVAYSTSKSALNGFTKSLAKELGPSSIRVNALSCGWIDTDMNKHFSQEDLDNFIEDVPLCRIGTSIDVANACLFLASDKASYMTGQIINIDGGFL, from the coding sequence TTGGATTTTTCAAAGCATATTGTTATTGTTACCGGGTCATCTAGGGGCATCGGCAAAAGCATCGCTTATGAGTTTGCAAGATGTGGCGCTTATGTCGTTTTAAATGGTGCATCAGATCAAAACCTGCTTAAGAGAACTTATCAAGAATTCATCACTGCTGGTTTTTGTGCTACTTTTTATTTTGGGGATATATCGGATTATTGCTGTGCAAAAGAAATGTTTATCCACACCTATAATACTTTTGGAGATTATCCATCTATAGTTATCAACAACGCCGGCATAAGTTATGTAGGTTTATTCACAGATACTTCACCAGAAGTATGGCACAAAATTATAACAACTAACTTAAATTCGGCTTATAACTGTGCCTATCTTGCAGCACCTCATATGATCAGCAGACAAGCAGGGATTATTATCAATATTTCTTCTATTTGGGGAAAGTCTGGAGCATCTTGTGAGGTGGCCTATTCAACAAGCAAAAGCGCCCTTAATGGATTTACCAAAAGTCTTGCCAAAGAACTTGGCCCTTCATCTATTCGCGTTAATGCTTTATCATGTGGCTGGATCGATACAGACATGAATAAACATTTCAGCCAAGAAGATCTTGATAATTTTATAGAGGATGTTCCTCTTTGCCGCATCGGTACCTCAATTGATGTCGCCAATGCTTGTCTATTTCTTGCATCTGATAAGGCCTCCTATATGACTGGCCAAATAATTAATATAGATGGCGGTTTCTTATAA
- a CDS encoding DedA family protein yields the protein MDIQALLEKFNSYGPIVIFWLLYLESLNLSGIPATIIMPAIGFFIAESQYSFGYIFLIAVIAGVIGNLTYYFIAYKFGAKIYDKVYSKFPKTQNSLNKAKAMSEKYDKKACLIGRLIPGVRGFITLISGIFSIEPRTFAVYSLAGIIIWDFVTIFSGYFIAVYL from the coding sequence ATGGATATACAGGCGCTGCTCGAAAAGTTTAATTCATATGGCCCTATTGTTATATTTTGGCTGTTGTATTTAGAAAGTTTAAATTTATCAGGAATTCCAGCAACCATTATTATGCCCGCAATTGGTTTTTTTATTGCCGAAAGCCAATATTCTTTTGGCTATATTTTTTTGATTGCCGTTATTGCTGGAGTAATAGGAAATCTCACCTATTACTTTATAGCCTATAAGTTTGGTGCCAAAATATATGATAAAGTTTATAGTAAATTTCCTAAAACACAGAACTCTTTAAATAAAGCAAAAGCAATGAGTGAAAAATATGACAAAAAAGCCTGCCTAATTGGCAGACTTATTCCTGGCGTTCGAGGGTTTATTACTTTGATTTCAGGGATATTTAGTATTGAACCTAGAACATTTGCAGTCTATTCTCTGGCAGGGATTATAATATGGGACTTTGTAACTATATTTTCAGGTTATTTTATTGCAGTTTATTTATAA
- a CDS encoding LCP family protein: MKRMNKELNMVQQKKLLKIFLKAIAITMVVCTVIIGIGIGAYYSFIYDNKVIDSNESLTAEEQELENQKQAASVINQTIAVFGVDEDGIRTDVIFVVNFNSKTNKVKLVSIPRDTKVQWTETQRSKLKEYKGTNIYTSKINEMTAYGGIENIRDFTINQIENMLGIKIDNHIIINLEAFRKIVDTIGGVEVDVPRRMRYTDNAQGLYINLDAGLQLLDGKKAEQLVRFRQYLNGDVDRIQVQQLFLKAFAQKVMSPQMITKIPQIIPILFTYIKTDVNLTQIASYYPFLQSFNLNYLSFNTIPGEGRYENGISYFFPDRAAMDALIEDVFFDTEAAPSEADDNNGETSTQNEPVIDKTVTIEVLNATGVTGIAGKIKDTLEKQGYKVGRIDNYSKSDLESTVIYAKDIQQAEQFKTYFKGASIQTNTTIGYDIQIIVGKGYIN; this comes from the coding sequence ATGAAGAGAATGAATAAGGAGCTTAATATGGTGCAACAAAAAAAGTTACTTAAAATATTTTTGAAAGCTATTGCTATAACAATGGTAGTATGTACTGTTATTATAGGAATAGGAATAGGAGCATATTACAGCTTTATTTATGACAACAAAGTTATAGACTCTAATGAGTCATTAACTGCCGAAGAGCAAGAACTCGAAAATCAAAAACAAGCAGCATCAGTCATCAATCAAACCATAGCTGTGTTTGGCGTAGATGAAGATGGTATAAGAACAGATGTTATTTTTGTAGTTAATTTTAATAGTAAGACCAATAAGGTTAAACTAGTTTCTATACCTCGTGATACAAAAGTTCAGTGGACAGAGACTCAGCGCAGCAAACTTAAAGAATATAAAGGAACAAATATCTATACTTCTAAAATAAATGAAATGACAGCCTATGGAGGCATAGAGAATATTAGGGATTTTACAATTAATCAAATAGAAAATATGTTGGGTATAAAAATAGATAACCACATTATTATAAATTTAGAAGCTTTTAGAAAAATAGTAGATACTATTGGCGGGGTTGAAGTTGATGTCCCTCGCAGGATGAGATATACAGATAATGCGCAAGGTCTTTATATCAATCTTGATGCGGGGCTTCAGCTCTTAGACGGTAAAAAAGCAGAGCAACTGGTAAGATTCAGACAATATCTCAATGGGGATGTAGATCGTATTCAAGTACAGCAGCTGTTTTTGAAAGCCTTTGCCCAGAAGGTTATGAGTCCTCAGATGATTACGAAAATACCGCAAATTATTCCTATATTATTTACGTATATTAAGACTGACGTAAACCTTACACAAATAGCATCCTACTATCCTTTTTTACAATCTTTTAATTTAAATTATTTATCATTTAATACTATTCCGGGCGAAGGCAGATACGAGAATGGCATTTCCTATTTCTTCCCTGATAGAGCAGCAATGGATGCCCTTATAGAAGATGTGTTCTTTGATACAGAGGCTGCACCAAGCGAAGCTGATGATAATAATGGAGAGACTTCTACTCAAAATGAACCTGTCATAGATAAAACAGTTACTATTGAAGTGCTTAATGCAACAGGGGTTACAGGGATAGCAGGAAAAATAAAAGATACACTTGAAAAGCAAGGCTATAAAGTAGGACGCATAGATAACTATTCTAAAAGTGACCTAGAAAGTACAGTAATATATGCTAAAGATATTCAACAGGCAGAACAGTTTAAGACTTATTTTAAAGGTGCTTCTATACAAACGAATACGACAATAGGGTATGATATTCAGATTATAGTAGGTAAGGGTTATATTAACTAG
- the rpsI gene encoding 30S ribosomal protein S9: MIGVRYYGTGRRKSSVARVYLVPGNGKITINKRDIEEYFGLETLKVIARQPLVLTDTLSKFDVRVNVFGGGTTGQAGAIRHGISRALLQADGDFRPVLKKQGFLTRDPRMKERKKYGLKAARRAPQFSKR; this comes from the coding sequence ATGATAGGAGTTAGATATTACGGAACAGGTAGACGTAAAAGTTCAGTAGCACGTGTTTATCTTGTACCAGGAAACGGTAAAATCACAATTAATAAAAGAGACATTGAAGAATATTTTGGTTTAGAGACATTAAAAGTTATTGCACGTCAACCTTTAGTTCTTACTGATACACTTAGCAAGTTTGATGTACGTGTAAATGTATTTGGTGGAGGAACAACAGGTCAAGCTGGAGCAATTCGTCACGGTATTAGCCGTGCATTACTTCAAGCTGATGGAGATTTCCGTCCAGTTCTTAAAAAACAAGGTTTCTTAACAAGAGATCCTAGAATGAAAGAAAGAAAGAAATACGGTCTTAAAGCAGCAAGACGTGCACCACAGTTCTCAAAACGTTAA
- the rplM gene encoding 50S ribosomal protein L13: MRTTYMANAGTVERKWYVVDAAGQTVGRLSSQIASVLRGKNKPTYTPHVDCGDHVIVINADKVVFTGKKLDQKLYRRHSGYAGGLKETTARKMMDTHPERVVMHAVKGMLPKNSLGRQMLTKLRVYAGTEHNHEAQKPEELKF, encoded by the coding sequence ATGAGAACAACATATATGGCAAATGCCGGAACTGTTGAAAGAAAATGGTACGTTGTTGATGCTGCAGGTCAAACAGTAGGTAGACTTTCAAGCCAAATAGCATCAGTACTAAGAGGAAAAAACAAACCAACATATACACCTCATGTTGATTGTGGTGATCATGTTATAGTAATTAATGCAGATAAGGTAGTATTTACAGGTAAAAAATTAGATCAAAAATTATACAGAAGACACTCTGGATACGCTGGTGGTCTTAAAGAAACGACAGCACGCAAAATGATGGATACACATCCAGAAAGAGTAGTAATGCATGCTGTAAAAGGAATGCTTCCAAAGAATAGCTTAGGAAGACAAATGCTTACAAAATTACGTGTTTATGCAGGAACAGAGCATAATCATGAAGCACAAAAACCAGAAGAATTAAAATTCTAA
- the truA gene encoding tRNA pseudouridine(38-40) synthase TruA, translating to MPRFKLIVAYDGTNYHGFQKQNNALSIQEVLEKSIAAIIQQPVEVIGAGRTDTGVHARGQCCVFDAETSIPVYNLIKAINSKLPKDIVVKNMEVVSGDFHPRYGAKHKTYRYQILNSKIRDPFSYKYAYFYPYELDISLMREAAEYIVGEHDFKCFCSAGSSVNSTVRTVYDLQVTQQDDLITIEICGNGFLYNMVRIIAGTLIQVGSNKLPAEAVKNIIASKDRGLAGPTAPPEGLMMLKIDYD from the coding sequence GTGCCAAGGTTTAAATTGATAGTGGCCTATGATGGCACAAACTATCATGGATTTCAAAAACAAAATAATGCTTTAAGCATACAAGAAGTTTTGGAAAAGAGCATTGCTGCTATCATTCAGCAGCCGGTGGAAGTCATTGGTGCTGGTAGAACTGATACGGGCGTTCATGCAAGAGGGCAGTGCTGTGTATTTGACGCCGAGACAAGTATACCTGTCTATAATCTGATCAAAGCTATTAATAGTAAATTACCCAAGGATATTGTAGTTAAAAATATGGAAGTTGTGTCCGGAGATTTTCATCCTAGATATGGAGCAAAGCATAAAACATATCGTTATCAGATTTTAAATAGTAAGATACGTGACCCTTTTAGTTATAAATATGCTTATTTTTATCCCTATGAGTTGGATATAAGTCTCATGAGGGAGGCAGCTGAATATATTGTCGGCGAGCATGATTTTAAATGTTTTTGCTCGGCGGGAAGCAGTGTAAATTCAACGGTAAGAACGGTATATGATTTGCAGGTTACACAGCAAGATGATCTGATAACGATAGAGATTTGCGGCAATGGATTTTTATATAATATGGTAAGAATTATAGCCGGAACGCTAATTCAAGTTGGCTCCAATAAATTACCAGCTGAAGCAGTCAAAAACATTATTGCAAGTAAAGATCGTGGTTTAGCAGGGCCTACGGCCCCGCCAGAAGGACTTATGATGCTGAAGATTGATTATGATTAG
- a CDS encoding energy-coupling factor transporter transmembrane component T family protein has protein sequence MIRDITIGQYYPVSSSIHKLDPRTKILVTFIYIISLFFIKYFVGYAFIAAALYLAIKVSRVPLQFMLKGLRGIAFILLFTVALNIFFTPGGRVLVSWHFISITEQGLKTALMMGTRLILLIVGSSLLTLTTSPIELTDGIESLLNPFRKIGVPAHEIAMMMSISLRFIPILLEETDKIMKAQMARGADFETGNIVKRAKAMIPIMVPLFISAFRRAEELAMAMEARCYRGGEGRTRMNSLQYRRRDVYAFVIGIVFMIGCIAL, from the coding sequence ATGATTCGTGATATAACAATAGGACAATATTATCCTGTTTCTTCTTCTATTCATAAATTAGATCCAAGAACTAAAATACTTGTTACATTTATATATATCATCAGTCTGTTTTTTATTAAATATTTTGTGGGTTATGCTTTTATAGCGGCAGCACTCTATTTAGCCATAAAAGTAAGCCGTGTTCCTTTGCAGTTTATGTTAAAAGGACTTAGGGGAATTGCTTTTATACTTTTATTTACTGTAGCCCTTAATATATTTTTTACGCCAGGAGGCAGGGTGCTTGTGAGCTGGCACTTTATAAGTATTACAGAGCAGGGGCTTAAAACGGCACTTATGATGGGAACGAGATTAATACTTTTGATAGTAGGATCATCGCTTCTTACTTTAACAACTTCGCCTATAGAACTTACAGACGGGATAGAATCCCTTCTTAATCCATTTAGAAAAATAGGTGTTCCAGCCCATGAGATCGCAATGATGATGAGTATTTCGCTTAGATTTATCCCTATTTTATTAGAAGAAACAGATAAGATTATGAAAGCCCAAATGGCAAGAGGGGCAGATTTTGAAACCGGAAATATTGTAAAACGTGCTAAAGCTATGATACCTATTATGGTGCCGCTTTTTATATCAGCCTTTAGACGAGCAGAAGAACTCGCTATGGCTATGGAAGCTAGATGTTATCGTGGCGGTGAGGGACGGACGAGGATGAATAGTCTGCAATACAGGAGAAGGGATGTCTATGCATTTGTAATAGGGATCGTGTTTATGATAGGGTGTATAGCGTTGTAA
- a CDS encoding energy-coupling factor transporter ATPase — protein sequence MAIKINHLTHIYNPNTPFQKVALEDINIEIQDGDFLGIIGHTGSGKSTLIQMFNGLIKPSTGQVLIKGQDIHADGVDKRKIRQQVGLVFQYPEYQLFEMTVYEDVAFGPKNLGLSKEQIDERIRYALTAVGLDEQYYDKSPFELSGGQKRRVAIAGVLAMKPHILILDEPTAGLDPKGRTALFNQLKQMHEDLNLTIVLISHSMEDMAKYAQKLIVLYQGKIAYQGSTREVFKEGKKLEEIGLAMPQVRYILEALKNKGMAIDTDVLTVEEAAKIIKDYLRIAGGTYDS from the coding sequence ATGGCAATCAAGATAAACCATCTTACCCATATCTATAACCCTAATACGCCGTTTCAAAAGGTGGCGTTAGAAGATATTAATATAGAAATACAAGACGGAGATTTTTTAGGCATTATAGGTCACACTGGATCTGGTAAGAGTACCCTTATTCAGATGTTTAATGGGCTCATAAAGCCAAGCACGGGGCAAGTACTTATTAAGGGACAAGATATTCATGCAGATGGGGTAGATAAAAGAAAGATAAGACAACAAGTAGGTCTTGTTTTTCAATATCCGGAGTATCAGCTCTTCGAAATGACTGTATATGAAGATGTTGCATTTGGTCCCAAAAATCTAGGCTTATCTAAAGAACAAATAGATGAACGCATACGTTATGCACTAACTGCAGTAGGTCTTGATGAGCAATATTATGATAAATCCCCATTTGAGCTTTCTGGAGGGCAAAAGAGAAGAGTGGCAATTGCAGGAGTACTTGCTATGAAGCCGCATATACTTATTTTAGATGAACCAACAGCAGGTCTCGATCCTAAAGGCAGAACTGCGTTGTTTAACCAACTCAAACAAATGCACGAAGACCTTAACCTAACTATTGTACTTATATCACACAGTATGGAAGATATGGCGAAATATGCGCAAAAACTTATTGTACTCTATCAAGGTAAAATAGCTTATCAAGGAAGTACCAGAGAAGTGTTTAAAGAAGGTAAAAAACTTGAGGAAATAGGACTTGCTATGCCGCAGGTTCGTTATATATTAGAGGCACTTAAAAATAAAGGTATGGCAATAGACACAGATGTTTTAACTGTAGAAGAAGCTGCAAAGATTATTAAGGATTATTTAAGAATAGCTGGAGGTACTTATGATTCGTGA
- a CDS encoding energy-coupling factor transporter ATPase — MDSIINADNILFEYYNYDEDGIKKDAITALNHVSVSINKGEFLVILGHNGSGKSTFAKHLNGILTPKEGTLFISGIDATDPKNIWDVRREVGMVFQNPDNQIVATIVEEDVAFGPENIGIAPDEIRMRVDNALDTVGMSEYKRRSPNQLSGGQKQRIAIAGVIAMKPACIVFDESTAMLDPIGRKQVMQTMNKLNKEYGITIVHITHYMQEAILADRIIVMEKGEIVLEGSPRDVFQQVEVLKEIGLDVPDTTYLIYLLNKEGFSFKPDLLTLEEVVNAIWQSR, encoded by the coding sequence ATGGATTCGATCATCAATGCTGACAATATCTTATTTGAATATTATAATTATGACGAAGATGGCATAAAAAAAGATGCCATTACAGCACTTAACCATGTAAGTGTTTCAATTAATAAGGGTGAATTTTTAGTTATTCTTGGACATAATGGTTCTGGAAAATCAACTTTTGCAAAGCATCTTAATGGGATTTTAACGCCTAAAGAGGGTACCTTATTTATCAGTGGCATAGATGCCACTGATCCTAAAAATATTTGGGATGTAAGAAGAGAAGTTGGCATGGTTTTTCAGAATCCTGATAATCAGATTGTAGCGACTATTGTTGAAGAAGATGTGGCTTTTGGACCTGAAAATATAGGAATCGCACCAGATGAAATTAGAATGAGAGTAGATAATGCACTAGATACAGTAGGGATGAGTGAATATAAAAGAAGATCTCCAAATCAACTATCAGGTGGTCAAAAGCAGCGTATTGCGATTGCAGGTGTTATCGCCATGAAGCCTGCGTGTATTGTATTTGATGAATCAACAGCAATGCTTGACCCAATTGGCAGGAAGCAAGTTATGCAGACAATGAATAAGCTTAATAAGGAGTATGGTATTACCATTGTTCATATCACGCATTATATGCAGGAGGCAATACTTGCAGATCGCATTATTGTAATGGAAAAAGGTGAGATAGTATTAGAGGGATCTCCAAGGGACGTATTTCAGCAAGTAGAAGTACTAAAAGAAATAGGACTTGATGTGCCAGATACAACGTATCTTATTTATTTACTTAATAAGGAAGGTTTTTCTTTTAAGCCGGATTTATTAACACTTGAAGAGGTGGTGAACGCAATATGGCAATCAAGATAA
- a CDS encoding bL17 family ribosomal protein has product MAGQRKLGRDAAGRMALLRNQVTNLLYHGKIRTTVSKAKEIRKIAEGLIAMAVREKDNYEEVTITAKQPKKDVNGKRVKEVVDGKKVTVFEEIEKTIKKDSASRLHARRQMLKVLYPVTEVDTAKRRQAKKVDLPDKLFSQIAPKYADRNGGYTRIIKIGPRKGDGAEEVIIELV; this is encoded by the coding sequence ATGGCTGGACAAAGAAAGCTTGGACGTGACGCTGCTGGACGTATGGCACTTTTACGTAACCAAGTTACAAATCTCTTATACCATGGAAAAATTAGAACAACTGTATCTAAAGCAAAAGAAATCCGTAAAATAGCGGAAGGCTTAATTGCAATGGCTGTTCGTGAAAAAGATAATTATGAAGAGGTTACTATTACAGCAAAACAACCTAAAAAAGACGTTAATGGTAAACGTGTTAAAGAAGTTGTAGATGGTAAAAAAGTAACTGTATTTGAAGAGATCGAAAAAACAATCAAAAAAGATAGTGCTTCTCGTTTACATGCAAGAAGACAAATGTTAAAGGTGTTATACCCTGTAACAGAAGTTGATACTGCTAAAAGAAGACAAGCTAAAAAAGTTGATTTACCAGATAAATTATTTAGCCAAATCGCACCAAAATATGCAGACCGTAATGGTGGTTACACAAGAATCATCAAAATCGGACCTCGTAAAGGTGATGGAGCAGAAGAAGTAATTATTGAATTAGTATAA
- a CDS encoding DNA-directed RNA polymerase subunit alpha, producing the protein MLEFEKPQIEIKELSADGKYGCFVVEPLERGYGITLGNSLRRILSSSLPGSAISSIKIDGVLHEFSSIPQVKEDVIEIILNLKGLAIRDTSVTVEPKIVYIEATGEGAITGADIKCGPEIEILNPELHIATLNGGANSNLCIEMTITRGRGYEGVDKLKKTELPIGVIPIDANFTPVERVNFTVEDTRVGQQTDYDKLTLEVWTNGTLKPDEAVSLAAKVLSEHLNLFIDLSENARTTEIMVTKEDDSKEKTLEMTIEELDLSVRSFNCLKRAGINTVEDLTNKTEEEMMKVRNLGRKSLEEVFQKLEELGFALRPSED; encoded by the coding sequence ATGTTAGAATTTGAAAAACCACAAATTGAGATTAAAGAGTTATCCGCAGATGGTAAATATGGGTGCTTCGTAGTTGAGCCATTGGAGAGAGGATACGGGATTACACTTGGCAACAGCCTTCGTAGAATCCTTTCTTCTTCACTTCCAGGTTCTGCTATAAGTAGTATCAAAATAGATGGTGTACTTCATGAATTTAGTTCGATTCCTCAAGTTAAAGAAGATGTTATAGAAATCATACTTAACTTAAAAGGTCTTGCAATTCGTGATACAAGTGTAACTGTTGAACCAAAAATAGTTTATATTGAAGCAACAGGAGAGGGTGCTATTACAGGAGCAGATATTAAATGTGGTCCAGAAATAGAAATTCTTAATCCAGAGCTTCATATTGCTACTTTAAATGGTGGTGCAAACTCAAATTTATGCATTGAAATGACTATTACAAGAGGTCGTGGATATGAAGGTGTTGATAAACTTAAAAAAACAGAGCTTCCAATAGGCGTTATTCCAATCGATGCGAATTTTACTCCTGTTGAGCGTGTGAATTTTACAGTTGAAGATACCCGTGTAGGTCAGCAAACAGATTATGATAAGTTAACTTTAGAAGTTTGGACTAATGGGACTTTAAAACCAGATGAGGCTGTGAGTCTTGCTGCGAAAGTTTTAAGTGAACATTTAAATCTATTCATTGACTTATCAGAAAACGCTCGTACAACAGAAATAATGGTTACAAAAGAAGATGATTCTAAAGAAAAAACTTTAGAAATGACTATAGAAGAACTTGACCTTTCTGTAAGATCATTCAACTGTCTAAAACGTGCGGGAATTAACACAGTTGAAGACTTAACGAACAAAACAGAAGAAGAAATGATGAAAGTTCGTAATTTAGGACGCAAATCATTAGAAGAGGTATTCCAAAAACTTGAAGAACTTGGTTTTGCACTAAGACCAAGTGAAGATTGA